In Sphaerospermopsis torques-reginae ITEP-024, the genomic window GGTAATTGGTAATTGGTAATTGGTAATTGGTAATTGGTAATGGATAAAAAACTATTCCCTATTCCCTATTCCCTATTCCCTATATTAGATAAAATTTCTTGCGCTCTTTTGATATTATTACTGACAGAATTAGCTGAAGTTTGTAAAGCTGCTTTTTCTGTATCGTTGAGAGTCAATTCTAAAATACTTTCTACTCCACCACATCCCAAACGACAAGGAACACCAATCACTACATCATTTAAACCATATTCACCTTGTAAATAAGCTGCAACTGGTAATAAGCGAGACTGATTTAATAAAATAGATTCTATCATCAAAGAAGTGGCAGAGGCAGGAGCAAAAAACGCGCCGCCTGTGTGCATTAATTCCACAATTTCTGCGCCACCGTTGCGGGTTCTTTGTACTAAACCTTCAATTTTTTCTGCATCTAATAATTCTGTAATCGGAATACCATTAACAGTAGCATAACGGGCTAAAGGAACCATTAAATCACCGTGACTACCTAAAACCATTGCTTTGACATCAGCAGGTAAAACCCCTAATTCTAAAGCAATGAAAGTTTCAAATCTTGCTGAGTCTAAAACTCCAGCCATTCCCATGATTTGATTTCTGGGTAAACCTGTAACTTGCCAAGTTAAATAAGTCATCACATCCAAAGGATTTGTGACGACAATAAAAATAGCATGGGGAGAATAAGCGATCGCATTTTTTGCCGCTTCAACCACAA contains:
- the mdh gene encoding malate dehydrogenase, producing the protein MSYLLSSTVSCKSPRVTIVGAGRVGSTLAQRIAEKNLADVVLLDIVEGMPQGLALDLLEARGLELHNRQISGTNNYADTANSNIVVITAGFPRKPGMSRDDLLKINAKIVVEAAKNAIAYSPHAIFIVVTNPLDVMTYLTWQVTGLPRNQIMGMAGVLDSARFETFIALELGVLPADVKAMVLGSHGDLMVPLARYATVNGIPITELLDAEKIEGLVQRTRNGGAEIVELMHTGGAFFAPASATSLMIESILLNQSRLLPVAAYLQGEYGLNDVVIGVPCRLGCGGVESILELTLNDTEKAALQTSANSVSNNIKRAQEILSNIGNRE